The region TTCCACAATACTTGTGTGCAAATGCCCAGGTATCTTTATTTATCAGGGACATATAACTCCTGTAACCAAATGCATGATTTATTTTCTGTGGTACTTTATGCATAAACATCCAGCCAAAACCGATCATGGTAATCGGAATAAGAATATCCATAGCCAGCATGAATAACCAAAATCCCATAAAATGTTCCTTTCCTAATACTGTATTTTTAAAATATGGATATACACCAAATCCATTATCTTTTTATTATCGCCTTGTTGACCGATTCTGAGAAGACCTTAGACTGACAAATGATTACTTTTGCTTTCAAACCCTTTCACGACCCCTTCTACAAGCTCTATAGCAATCCTTTCCTGATATTCTTCTGTCATCAGGTTCGTTCTTTCGTTATAATTGGAAAGATACCCCACTTCCACCAGAACAGCAGGGATACTCGTATTTTTCAGGACATAATAATCTGCAGGCTTTGCATTACGGGATACGATATTCCCACGTTCCTCTATTTCCGTGATGATCTTCTCCGCATAATCTCTTCCCTCACTGGCTCCTTTGCAGTAATAGCACTCCAGACCGCTGATAGAACTATCCTTTTCGTAATAGTTGCAATGGACACTCAGAAACAGATCTGCACCCGCTTCTTCTGCTGCCCGTACCCGATCTTCCAGTGACATAAAAACATCTCTGTCCCTTGTAAGTGCTACACGGATACTTTTATTTTCCAATAGCTCTTTCATTTCCAGCACAATCGCAAGATTGATATCCTTCTCGACTGCTGCCTGTTTCTCTGTTCCTCCGTCTGTACCGCCATGGCCGGCATCCAGCATTATTTTGTATCTGGTGTCCTCCTTAATTTCCCCGATAGTCTCGGTCTCTTCTTCTACGTGGGAAACAGTTCCCTTGTCTGATTCTGCTTTTCTGTCGGTATCTTTATCCCCTCGAAAAAAATCTTTAATATACAGACAGCCGCATATCATCAGCAAAACCATGACTGCCAAAATAACCGCTACGATTCCTCTTACCATATAGGCAATCATAATTCTTCTGCGTCTGGCAACTCTCTTTTTCTGCCGCCTTGGTCTTTCATCCCGCCAGGCCACCTGCCTTCTCTTTTGCTCCATATCCCCTCCTGTTTGTCAGACTGCCCTAAGACCATTTTCTTTAGAAAAAAGAAAATCCCCCTTCTGACAAGGACCTTTGTCCTTATCAAAAGAGGGGCCTATTTTCCTTACTGCAGTTTTATCAGACATTTACGCCACTTTGATGATACAAATCTGAGTTGCTTTCAATCCTCCGCCTGATGATGTCCCCCATACCTGCACTTGTACCCCAGAAGACAGGGAAGCAGATGTTGCTGCCAATAGCTCCGATCTCGCCCCTCCGTCATAGATAGTTCTAATTGCAAACAGGGTATTTTCATCATATGTAACCATAATCTTGTTGTATGATGAATCATCGCCACTGCCGGCTGACACATAAATATCTCCACCATTATCCGATTTTTGCTTAACGGCCTCCACGACCGTAAACTGTCCGGCCTGAACATCCTTTGCATCACCTTCCAGATTGGGAGTACTGTCCACCCATTCGCTGGATGCACTTTGTAATGTCGGCTGGTTTTCCTGAACACTTTCTGTGCCAGATATATTTTCCGTATTTTTCGGCTCCTCCGTGGATGGAGAACCTCCTGCTGCTGATTTATTTTCCTGGGCGCCTTCTGTATCGGCCGTATTTTCATCATTCCCTTGTTTCGCAGAAGATCCGGCTTCTTCCTTATCAGCCTCTGTATCTGTTTCCTCATTTTCCATATCCTGTTCTGTGACAGGTGTTTCTTTCTCAGCATCTTCTTCTGTATCCAGCGGCTGCACCTCCGGGGCAATTACTTCTATAGGCTCATACTTTTTGCTGCCGCAGGCGCATACCATAAGGCTCACAGCACACAGTATACCAGTTAATAAAACTAATTTTTGTTTTTTCATTCTGTTCTCCTCTCTGCTACATAGCTTTTATCAGCAGGCATTTGTGTTTTTCTGCCGATTTTAGTTGATTGTACCAAAACAGTCTCTAAAACACCTCTAAAACACCTTAAGAAAGTCTGAAGTTTACTTATACTCTCATTACTGTACTGAAAGGCATATCTCACATATTAACGAATAAAACGGAATACCCTCTTCTGACAAGGTTTTTGTTCTTATCAAAAGAGGGTATTCTTTTATTCCTGCTACCCTGACAAGCCGACTATACCGGTTCTACAATAGCCAGGGTAACCTCTATTCCACTAATATAATCCAGATCTGCGTTGCCTTCAACCCATCGTCTGACGGAACTCCCCACACTCTTATAGTCTGTCCTTCCGCCAGAGAATCCGCCGTTGCCTCTGACATGTCATAGCTGGCACCTCCATTCCTGATGGTCTGTATCGCAATGATAGTATCCTCATCATATGTAACTGTAACTTTATTAAAATCCGAGTCATCACCACTGCCCGGTGCTACCATGATATCTCCGCCATCGTCTGATTTTTCTATCACAGCCTCTACAACCGTGAGCTGTCCATCCCGTATCTCCTTAATGCTTCCTTCCAGGTTTGGATCGCTCTCTTCCCATTTGCCAGGCATGCTGTCGGTTTCTGCAATCGGTTTCTGATCAGCTGCATCTTCCTTCGGAACTGCGTCTTCAAGTTCCGCTTGCTGATCAGATGGAGCCGTAACAACGGCATCTGACGATTCGTCCTCTGTGCTTCCGCAGGCACATACTGTAATACTTATGGCACATAATATCCCTGCCATAAGAATCAACTTTTTTGCTCTCTTTTTCATGTTGCTCTCCTCTCTTTTTATAAAGATAATATCAGCAGTTTGTTTAATTTTTCTGCTAATTCTTAGTAAATTTTACCATTCCTATCTCTAAAAAGCCTCTAAGAC is a window of Enterocloster clostridioformis DNA encoding:
- a CDS encoding N-acetylmuramoyl-L-alanine amidase family protein, which translates into the protein MEQKRRQVAWRDERPRRQKKRVARRRRIMIAYMVRGIVAVILAVMVLLMICGCLYIKDFFRGDKDTDRKAESDKGTVSHVEEETETIGEIKEDTRYKIMLDAGHGGTDGGTEKQAAVEKDINLAIVLEMKELLENKSIRVALTRDRDVFMSLEDRVRAAEEAGADLFLSVHCNYYEKDSSISGLECYYCKGASEGRDYAEKIITEIEERGNIVSRNAKPADYYVLKNTSIPAVLVEVGYLSNYNERTNLMTEEYQERIAIELVEGVVKGFESKSNHLSV